A genomic segment from Ramlibacter agri encodes:
- a CDS encoding sensor histidine kinase N-terminal domain-containing protein, whose translation MTRPPGRWLQRELRRRLMLPVLAIVVISVVVSAFNAHALVERIFDRWLLDAAHSLGSQVRFQGGQASVQLSPQSESVLTYDVVDRIFYEVLQDGRHVAGQPGLPQLGRKATRYRHNSEAFDASYGGIDVRVGRVQVQGPHGDSAVVLVAETRTKRELALRAQVLVFAPVAILAVVAWLVVSSAVRRTLRPLRRMAQAWNDGSHTSLEPMATQDVPRELMPFAVALNDLLARVRELLLRERHFAATAAHQLRTPLAGLQLGLARAAACPDLASTRAALDELASSTQRAARMVQQLLALSRVDPAARGAIEMVDVDLVALAREVGEAYMDAAQARHTTLELDAGEQPVHVQGQPSLLSEALGNLIDNALRYTPPGGRVTISVRPEPPALGVADSGPGIAADETDKVFDRFVRGRGMTGEGSGLGLAIVKEITALHRAEIVLGRSEELGGLAVTLRFPAA comes from the coding sequence GTGACGCGGCCGCCCGGACGCTGGCTGCAGCGCGAGCTGCGGCGCCGGCTGATGCTGCCGGTGCTGGCCATCGTGGTGATCAGCGTCGTCGTGAGCGCCTTCAACGCGCACGCGCTGGTGGAGCGCATCTTCGACCGCTGGCTGCTCGATGCGGCGCATTCGCTCGGCTCGCAGGTGCGCTTCCAGGGCGGCCAGGCCAGCGTGCAGCTGTCGCCGCAGTCGGAATCGGTGCTGACCTACGACGTGGTCGACCGCATCTTCTACGAGGTGCTGCAGGACGGCCGGCACGTCGCCGGCCAGCCGGGCCTGCCGCAGCTGGGGCGCAAGGCCACCCGCTACCGCCACAACTCGGAAGCCTTCGATGCCAGCTATGGCGGCATCGACGTGCGCGTCGGCCGGGTGCAGGTGCAGGGTCCGCATGGGGATTCCGCGGTGGTGCTGGTGGCCGAGACGCGGACCAAGCGCGAGCTGGCGCTGCGCGCGCAGGTGCTGGTGTTCGCGCCCGTGGCCATCCTGGCGGTGGTGGCGTGGCTGGTCGTGAGCAGCGCGGTGCGCCGCACGCTGCGGCCGCTGCGGCGCATGGCGCAGGCCTGGAACGACGGCTCGCACACTTCGCTGGAACCGATGGCCACGCAGGACGTGCCGCGCGAGCTGATGCCTTTCGCGGTGGCGCTCAACGACCTGCTGGCCCGGGTGCGCGAACTGCTGCTGCGCGAACGCCACTTCGCGGCGACCGCGGCGCACCAGCTGCGCACGCCGCTGGCCGGCTTGCAGCTGGGGCTGGCGCGCGCCGCCGCCTGCCCGGACCTGGCGAGCACGCGCGCCGCGCTGGACGAACTGGCGTCGTCGACCCAGCGCGCGGCGCGCATGGTGCAGCAGCTGCTGGCGCTCAGCCGGGTCGACCCGGCGGCGCGGGGCGCCATCGAGATGGTCGACGTCGACCTGGTGGCGCTGGCGCGCGAAGTCGGGGAGGCCTACATGGACGCGGCGCAGGCCCGCCACACGACGCTGGAGCTGGACGCCGGCGAGCAGCCGGTACACGTGCAGGGGCAGCCCAGTCTCCTGAGCGAGGCGCTGGGCAACCTGATCGACAACGCGCTGCGCTATACGCCGCCGGGCGGCCGCGTGACGATCTCGGTGCGCCCGGAGCCGCCGGCGCTTGGCGTCGCGGATTCGGGCCCGGGCATTGCCGCCGATGAAACGGACAAGGTGTTCGACCGCTTCGTGCGCGGGCGCGGCATGACCGGCGAGGGCAGCGGCCTCGGCCTGGCCATCGTCAAGGAGATCACGGCGCTGCACCGGGCCGAGATCGTGCTGGGCCGCTCGGAGGAACTCGGCGGCCTTGCCGTGACGCTGCGCTTCCCCGCCGCCTGA
- a CDS encoding response regulator transcription factor, protein MQILLVEDDATIARELAWRWQARSWGVQACGTLEAAWRAVQDLQPDVVVLDLHLPDGDGLDWLQRLRTQDRNMPVIALTARDGVSDRVEGLRRGADDYLVKPFAAEELDARIEALERRSAAMRGERMACGRLVLLGGEGRALVDGRPLELHPRELQVLGLLLRRAPRLVARRFLLDALAERNEEMGDTAVDVYVSRLRRKIAGSGAAIVTVRGFGYRIEADGA, encoded by the coding sequence ATGCAAATCCTCCTGGTCGAAGACGACGCCACCATCGCCCGCGAACTGGCCTGGCGCTGGCAGGCCCGGAGCTGGGGCGTGCAGGCCTGCGGCACGCTCGAAGCCGCCTGGCGCGCCGTGCAGGACTTGCAGCCGGACGTGGTGGTGCTGGACCTGCACCTGCCGGATGGCGACGGCCTGGACTGGCTGCAGCGCCTGCGCACGCAGGACCGCAACATGCCGGTGATCGCGCTGACCGCGCGCGACGGCGTCAGCGACCGCGTCGAAGGCCTGCGCCGCGGCGCCGACGACTACCTGGTGAAGCCCTTCGCTGCCGAAGAACTCGATGCGCGCATCGAGGCGCTGGAGCGCCGCAGCGCCGCCATGCGCGGCGAGCGCATGGCTTGCGGCCGGCTGGTGCTGCTGGGCGGGGAGGGCCGCGCGCTGGTGGACGGCCGCCCGCTGGAACTGCATCCGCGCGAACTCCAGGTGCTGGGCCTGCTGCTGCGGCGCGCGCCGCGGCTGGTGGCCCGCCGCTTCCTGCTCGACGCCTTGGCGGAACGCAATGAGGAAATGGGCGACACCGCCGTCGATGTCTACGTCTCGCGCCTGCGCCGCAAGATCGCCGGCTCGGGCGCAGCCATCGTCACCGTGCGCGGCTTCGGCTACCGCATCGAGGCGGACGGCGCGTGA
- a CDS encoding glycosyltransferase family 39 protein, with amino-acid sequence MTQHLHKRPSSADWALALAVALGAALLWGAGLALTRDAPALDSAEQLLWGYSMEAGYWKHPPVPSWIMHALLGAFGPSVSLTYFAAQACAGVALLLAWRLGCEFMPPLQSLAAMALSALVTWHNLSADTFNHNTVLLPFQVAAALAFWLAVRSGSWLRWFVFGLAAAAAMLVKYIALLPLSALLLYLVVEPSARTRRNVAGLAVAGAGGLLLLAPHMLWLAGTGAAPLHYATEVAAAAPKASEWWRSLGLFVLEQCLDLAPLALLLFWLHRRAPAGTAPEVTGSRRFLWCAGAAPLVMIVMYSVFTGTELQARWGSTLCLFAGWLAIDVWRRLAALPPQRVLRAALCAQAALLVYGALLAPGALRLLDFNSRVNFPSRQLTAMANATWHQFNKAPLRILVTDSWLGGNVVANSARPMAVVIDGYFQRAAWVTAEDVRRCGALVIRDPGAGPEVVQALRGFLDEARMRGHWRLPWSPNRGLHQVNPEGTVLDWGILPPSGEGNCTL; translated from the coding sequence ATGACACAACACCTTCACAAGCGCCCCTCGTCCGCCGATTGGGCGCTCGCCCTGGCGGTCGCCCTGGGCGCCGCGCTTCTCTGGGGCGCCGGCCTGGCCCTCACCCGCGATGCACCGGCACTGGACAGCGCGGAGCAGCTGCTCTGGGGCTACTCGATGGAAGCCGGCTACTGGAAGCATCCGCCGGTGCCGTCCTGGATCATGCACGCGTTGCTCGGTGCCTTCGGTCCCTCCGTGAGCCTGACCTACTTCGCCGCGCAGGCCTGTGCCGGCGTGGCGCTGCTGCTGGCCTGGCGCCTGGGCTGCGAGTTCATGCCGCCGCTGCAGTCGCTGGCGGCCATGGCGCTGTCGGCGCTGGTGACCTGGCACAACCTTTCGGCTGACACCTTCAACCACAACACCGTGCTGCTGCCCTTCCAGGTGGCCGCGGCCCTGGCCTTCTGGCTGGCCGTGCGCAGCGGCAGCTGGCTGCGCTGGTTCGTCTTCGGCCTGGCGGCCGCCGCGGCGATGCTGGTGAAGTACATCGCGCTGCTGCCGCTGTCCGCCCTGCTGCTGTACCTGGTGGTGGAGCCTTCGGCGCGCACCAGGCGCAACGTCGCCGGGCTGGCCGTCGCGGGCGCGGGCGGGCTGCTGCTGCTCGCCCCGCACATGCTGTGGCTGGCGGGCACGGGCGCCGCGCCGCTGCACTACGCGACCGAAGTCGCCGCCGCGGCCCCGAAGGCGTCGGAGTGGTGGCGCAGCCTGGGACTGTTCGTGCTGGAACAGTGCCTGGACCTGGCGCCGCTGGCCTTGCTGCTGTTCTGGCTGCATCGCCGTGCGCCTGCCGGCACCGCCCCCGAGGTCACGGGCTCGCGCCGCTTCCTGTGGTGCGCCGGCGCGGCGCCCCTGGTCATGATCGTGATGTACAGCGTGTTCACCGGCACCGAGCTGCAAGCGCGCTGGGGCAGCACGCTGTGCCTGTTCGCGGGCTGGCTCGCCATCGACGTCTGGCGCCGGCTGGCGGCGCTGCCGCCGCAGCGCGTGCTGCGCGCGGCGCTCTGCGCGCAAGCCGCCCTGCTGGTCTACGGCGCGCTGCTCGCGCCGGGGGCGCTGCGCCTGCTGGACTTCAACAGCCGGGTGAACTTCCCGAGCCGCCAGCTGACCGCCATGGCCAACGCCACCTGGCACCAGTTCAACAAGGCGCCGCTGCGCATCCTGGTCACCGACAGCTGGCTGGGCGGCAACGTGGTGGCCAACAGCGCGCGGCCGATGGCCGTGGTCATCGACGGCTACTTCCAGCGCGCCGCCTGGGTGACGGCGGAAGACGTGCGCCGCTGCGGCGCGCTCGTGATCCGCGACCCCGGCGCCGGCCCGGAGGTGGTGCAGGCGCTGCGCGGCTTCCTGGACGAGGCCCGGATGCGCGGCCACTGGCGGCTGCCCTGGTCGCCCAACCGCGGGCTGCACCAGGTCAACCCGGAAGGCACGGTCCTCGACTGGGGCATCCTGCCGCCCAGCGGCGAAGGCAACTGCACGCTGTGA